From a single Phragmites australis chromosome 7, lpPhrAust1.1, whole genome shotgun sequence genomic region:
- the LOC133925368 gene encoding uncharacterized protein LOC133925368 codes for MLMQQQQMIIQQQAAQEERQLKYQADSVRQQEQQTLIIQSLQQQQQAMFDALQQQQQALLADRENNTRLFSFLLQQPGQQLPALAPAPAPAPSPLPGSSTSLLSTPESSFPLSALLATGVLSEPIGMSQRPVLSSLTSPLPTGPLHFEDTPQPTVTEQQQPVVPPPVAEPALDELDATLQSVHHQIDEVTAAMGHSPSSSDFEVDGSQFVVAPSSAASGPQSPLAPDA; via the coding sequence atgttgatgcagcagcagcagatgatcaTACAGCAGCAGGCAGCCCAGGAGGAGAGGCAGTTGAAGTATCAGGCTGATTCCGTtcgccagcaggagcagcagacacTGATTATCCAgtctctccagcagcagcagcaggccatgtttgACGcccttcagcagcagcagcaggctctGTTGGCCGACAGGGAGAACAACACTCGGTTATTCTCATTCTTGCTCCAGCAGCCAGGGCAGCAGTTGCCAGCACTAGCtccagcaccagctccagcCCCCAGTCCCCTCCCTGGCAGCAGCACTAGTCTGCTCAGTACTCCGGAGTCCAGCTTTCCACTCTCAGCTCTTTTGGCCACCGGAGTTCTCTCAGAGCCTATCGGGatgtctcagaggccagtgttatCGTCATTGACTTCACCTCTGCCCACTGGTCCTCTGCACTTCGAGGATACTCCACAGCCGACAGTtaccgagcagcagcagccagtcgtGCCTCCTCCAGTCGCTGAGCCTGCACTTGATGAGCTAGATgctactcttcagtcagtgcaCCATCAGATTGACGAGGTGACAGCAGCTATGGGTCACAGTCCGTCCAGCTCAGACTTCGAGGTCGACGGCtctcagttcgtcgtggcaccttcttcgGCAGCGTCGGGTCCTCAGTCTCCTCTAGCTCCGGATGCTTAG